Below is a window of Methanocaldococcus jannaschii DSM 2661 DNA.
ATACAGTTTTTATTTAATATAGATGAGACTGATGGGTTTGTTCTCCCATCATCTCCACTGATTAGCTCTTTTATATATAATCCACCATCACAATATATAATCATCTCAAAATGATTGTCATCTACTTTACTGGTTTTAACTTTATATACCTTACGGATTCTCTCTAAATCAGCTCTTCTATGTAAAACCCTTTTTGGTGTTTTTTGATAGATAGTTCTATTTTCAAGTTCTTTTTCAAGGAGTTTTAGTTCTTCATCAGTAATTTTATCAGAGCATTCAACTAAAGCCCTATATGTTTTTCTATGTGGAGTGTTTTTAAATATAACTTTATCCTTCCTAACACCAAACTCTAAGTTTAAAACCTCTACTCTACCATCCTTATTAATTTCCTCAGCAATTTTATTTAAATCAATTTTTCTTATCTTTGGCTCTTTAATCTCTAAAACAAATGGTCTTCCATCTCCAAGCATTCTTACATCAATATCTTCTCTCCCAGCTCCATGGAATTTTGCATCTACTCCTTTTGTTGCCTCTAAGAATGGTTTGGCAATAATTTCTTCAACTGATATTGGATATTTTTTACCTGTGTAGTTGCAGAGCTCACAACCTTTTCCTCTACACTTTCTGCAAGGCCATCTTGTTTGTGGAATCCCCCTAACTAATTTTCTATATCTTCCTTTAATAAATAAAGGATTTATTTGTAGATAGATTTCTTCAGTGTATGGATTTATATGCACAACAATATCTGGATATTCTTTATCTGGGGCTTTATCTAACCTAACTGCCAACATCTTCCCAAATTCTCTACCAAATTCCTGCTTTATACTCTCCATAAATTCTGTTTCAATCTCTTTCTCAAGGTCTTTAATCTCTTCTGGTATGTGAGTTCCAATTAAAAATGTATCAAAATCATATTCTTTTAAAAGTTCAATGGCTTTATTTAACAACTTTTCCATTTTTTGTTTGTTAAAAATGCCTCTACACCATGGGCAGTTCTCTTTCTCTATCTCTATATCTTCCAATCTTATTTCATCAACTCCACTTTTTGCCAAAGCTTTTAATAACTCTAATTCTTCTTCATAATTTATTCCTTTTTCCTTAGCTTTTTTTATCTTTGCCTCAAGTTCCAAAGCTTTATATAGCTTTAACGCCCTACCTCTTTCAGTGTTTGTTGTATGTAATAACTTAGCATACAACCTTCCAAAGCATCTATCACAGAGAGGATATTTTTTTAATATTTCATAATTTATAATCTCCATGTTTCTCCCCGTTGGACTTATTATTTGCTTATTTATTATACTAGCCATGATAGTTCATAATATAGTTAATATTAAAAATTAAGTAAGTTTTAAATCATTGTTGGCTCCCAAAATGCAATCCAACACTTTATAAGCTTTTCAATTAACTCCGGTCTTTGTGATAATGGTGGATTTTCTGAATATTTCTCTCCTAAGTATAACCTTAGTCCTTCATCTCCCTCTTTAAGCTCAAATCCTAATTTTTCTGCTATCTCTTCCATTCTTTCTTTTGGTAGCTTTATTTTACTTTTATTAACTCCCTCAATAATACCAAATTTTTGCTTTACGTATATATCGTTATCTTCATCAACTTGGAAATTTTTAGTTTTGACACTACCACAATAGTGAGATACGGATTTAACTACATATACCATTCCTCTATATTCTGGTTTTTTAGCAATTTGCCATATTCTGAATTCATATATTTCTCCATTTATGTTTGCTTTTACTCTAAGGGCT
It encodes the following:
- a CDS encoding tRNA pseudouridine(54/55) synthase Pus10 — its product is MEIINYEILKKYPLCDRCFGRLYAKLLHTTNTERGRALKLYKALELEAKIKKAKEKGINYEEELELLKALAKSGVDEIRLEDIEIEKENCPWCRGIFNKQKMEKLLNKAIELLKEYDFDTFLIGTHIPEEIKDLEKEIETEFMESIKQEFGREFGKMLAVRLDKAPDKEYPDIVVHINPYTEEIYLQINPLFIKGRYRKLVRGIPQTRWPCRKCRGKGCELCNYTGKKYPISVEEIIAKPFLEATKGVDAKFHGAGREDIDVRMLGDGRPFVLEIKEPKIRKIDLNKIAEEINKDGRVEVLNLEFGVRKDKVIFKNTPHRKTYRALVECSDKITDEELKLLEKELENRTIYQKTPKRVLHRRADLERIRKVYKVKTSKVDDNHFEMIIYCDGGLYIKELISGDDGRTNPSVSSILNKNCICKELDVLKIHDNNLLEKG
- a CDS encoding MJ0042-type zinc finger domain-containing protein — protein: MNVKCPECGAWIYVVEEDSGGDAMEVKCPKCGTSIYVVKPMGEKMKNKRDKDFLDVKILEIEETKKTSPYKDTKSEDVLKALRVKANINGEIYEFRIWQIAKKPEYRGMVYVVKSVSHYCGSVKTKNFQVDEDNDIYVKQKFGIIEGVNKSKIKLPKERMEEIAEKLGFELKEGDEGLRLYLGEKYSENPPLSQRPELIEKLIKCWIAFWEPTMI